The sequence GCTCCGAGGGATTGCGATACACGTGCGCGCACCGCTCGCACGCCACGAGCCGCAGGGGAGGGCGCTGGGAGAACACGACGCGGTCCAACAAGCGATGCACGGGCGTCTGATCGTCGAGGCGGCGCCCCTGAAACACCCACAATCGTTCGACTTCGGCGCGGATGTCGTCCGCGTCGGCGACCACCGAGGCCGCCACGGCGCCGCAGATCGGGCACGGAGTGAACTCGTACGACACATCGCTCACGATGGACCCGTGAAGCGCAACATCCGATCCCGCGCTCATGTGATCCGCTCAGATCGGACGCGTTCGCCGAGCGCGTGCATAGCGCCGGGGGGCGCGGCGAGCGCTGCGTTGCGGCATCGGCAATTACATGGGACCCCATAAACGTGGCGCGTGGATTGCGAAACAGGGTGGATGTCGTCTGGAATGGGGTTGTTATGGGCTCGGGAGCTCGGACACGGGGTGCGTCGATCGCTCTGTTGGCGGTCGCAGTGCTGGCCACGCGCGCAACTGCGCAAGACTCGACACAGAAAAAGGACACGACCACCTGCAAGGCGATCTGCAAGCCACAGCTGCTGCTTCAGCCCGGGCTCATCCGGACGCACGTCATCAACGGGCCGCGCGTCAAATCGCTGTCGACCGGCGCCATTACGAGAATTCCGGGGCAGACCAGCAGCCTGATCGTGCTCACGGGCACGGCGAAGACGGCGATTCCGCTGACGTCGGTCTTCTTCAACGTGTCGTGGTTGCCTAACGCAACGGCGCACGCCAATCCATACACCCAGTACACGGCCAGCGAAGTCGGCGCGCAGAACATCCGCGCCAACTCACCCGCCGTCGACATGGGCGCCTTCGTCTCCGTGCTGCCCAAAACGAAGACCGACGGCTTGCTGACGATCAATCTGCAGGTGGCGGACCAGTTCAGCGCGGCCGCGCAGCCGAACGATCAGAGCGGCTACACGCACAAGCTCGATCTCACGGCGATCGGGGATTGGAGCCTCTTTTCGAGGCTCGGCATCCCGTATCTCAAGAACGTGGACGTGTTGACGGTGTTCGACTACGTGGCGACCGGCCTGCCGAAGAAGGGCGACGAAGTGCCGCTCGGCGAACGCGTCTTTCTCGACAATGCCCACTCGGCGTCGCTCGAGCTCCAGTTGTCGTTCCCGTTAGCACCGCTCTTCCCCAAGTCATGACGAGGCTCGAGCGATGACACGATCGGGACCGGGACTTCCAACGAGTCGTTGGGCAGCCGCCCTGGCCATCGCGTCCCTGTTCGCGTGCTCGAACAACACGCCGCAGAAGGCCCACGCGGGCGAGACGTCGCACTTCGATGCCGCAGGCGCCCAACGGACCAAGAATGCAAGAATGCGCGATTCGACGCAATGGGCGGCGTACGGGAAGGACTACACGAACCGGCGCTGGTCCACGCTCGCGTCGATCAACACGACGAACGTCTCGAAGCTGCGTCCGGCGTGGATCCACCACTCGGGCATTCCGCACGCATCGGAAACGAATCCGATCGTCATCGACAGCGTGATGTATTTCACGACCGCGCTCAACAACGTGTTTGCCGTCGACGCGCGCAGCGGGAAAACGCTGTGGCACTACGCGTATCCGTACCTCGGACACACGGTCGTCGATTGCTGCTCGACCAACAACAAAGGCGTAGCCGTGTACGGCGGACGCGTGTTCATGGCGACGCTCGACGCCCGGCTCGTCGCCCTCGACGCGAGAAACGGTCATCCGATCTGGACGGTGCAGGTGGGGAACAATGAAGCCGGCTATCACATGACGGGTGCGCCGACGGTGGTGAACGGATTGGTGATCACCGGCGTGAGCGGCGGCGAACAAGGATGCCGGTGTTACGTGGACGCGTACGACGCAGGCGATGGGCATCGCGTGTGGCGGTGGTACACGGTGCCGAGTCCGCAGGAAGGCGGGTGGTGGGGCAAGTGGCGCGCGACCGATGACTGGGGGATGTCGTTCGCGCGCGACTTGAAGCGCGAGCACGCCGACAGCGCCAAATACGCGGACTCGTGGCGTCACGGCGGCGCGCCGATGTGGCAGCATCCGGCATACGACCCGGAGACAGGCTTGCTGTTCCTCGATATCGGGAACCCGGCGCCGGACATCGACGCATCGATACGGCCGGGGGACAATCTCTACAGCGACTGCATCGTCGCGCTCGATGCGAAAACGGGCAAGCTCAAGTGGTATTTCCAGGAAGTGTCGCACGATGTATGGGACTACGATGCAACGACGCCGCCCGTGCTGGCGGACCTGCCCGACAGCAGCGGCCACGTGACGAAGGTGGTCGCCGAAGCGGGGAAGGATGGATACGTGTACGTGCTCGACCGCGAGACCGGGAAACCGATCCGCAAGAGCGCCCCGTTCGTGCCGTTCCTCAACTACATGAAGCGGCCCGATACCGCCGGCGTGGTGGTCAACCCCGGTCCGTTAGGCGGCTCGGACTGGAGCCCGACCGCGTTCAGCCCGGCGACGAACTACCTGTACGTGGACGGCAACTACCTGCCGCACAAGTACTGGTTGCAGCACATGACGCTCAAGCAGCCGGCGCAATGGTGGGGCGGGACGGTGGAAGCGAAACCGACGGGCGTGTACGGCGTGTTCAGCGCCGTCGATCTCCGCACCGGGAAGATTGCCTGGAAGGACAGCGTCTCGAAGCCGATCATCAGCGGTGTGTTGGCCACCGCGGGCGGCGTGGTGTTCACGGGATCGTCAGACAAGCAGCTCCTGGCGTTCGATGCTCGCACC comes from Gemmatimonadaceae bacterium and encodes:
- a CDS encoding PQQ-binding-like beta-propeller repeat protein — its product is MTRSGPGLPTSRWAAALAIASLFACSNNTPQKAHAGETSHFDAAGAQRTKNARMRDSTQWAAYGKDYTNRRWSTLASINTTNVSKLRPAWIHHSGIPHASETNPIVIDSVMYFTTALNNVFAVDARSGKTLWHYAYPYLGHTVVDCCSTNNKGVAVYGGRVFMATLDARLVALDARNGHPIWTVQVGNNEAGYHMTGAPTVVNGLVITGVSGGEQGCRCYVDAYDAGDGHRVWRWYTVPSPQEGGWWGKWRATDDWGMSFARDLKREHADSAKYADSWRHGGAPMWQHPAYDPETGLLFLDIGNPAPDIDASIRPGDNLYSDCIVALDAKTGKLKWYFQEVSHDVWDYDATTPPVLADLPDSSGHVTKVVAEAGKDGYVYVLDRETGKPIRKSAPFVPFLNYMKRPDTAGVVVNPGPLGGSDWSPTAFSPATNYLYVDGNYLPHKYWLQHMTLKQPAQWWGGTVEAKPTGVYGVFSAVDLRTGKIAWKDSVSKPIISGVLATAGGVVFTGSSDKQLLAFDARTGRKLWSYKTDAAINAPPISYAVDGKQYIAVAVTGSQTLDTPRGDEMIAFALPNDSSAAGAPAR